A region from the Leopardus geoffroyi isolate Oge1 chromosome E3, O.geoffroyi_Oge1_pat1.0, whole genome shotgun sequence genome encodes:
- the GNG13 gene encoding guanine nucleotide-binding protein G(I)/G(S)/G(O) subunit gamma-13, which translates to MEEWDVPQMKKEVESLKYQLAFKREMSSKTIPELLKWIEDGIPKDPFLNPDLMKNNPWVEKGKCAIL; encoded by the exons ATGGAGGAGTGGGATGTGCCTCAGATGAAAAAAGAGGTAGAAAGCCTCAAGTACCAGCTGGCTTTCAAGAGGGAGATGTCGTCCAAGACCATCCCTGA GCTCCTCAAGTGGATCGAGGATGGGATCCCCAAGGACCCGTTCCTGAACCCCGACCTGATGAAGAACAACCCGTGGGTGGAGAAGGGCAAGTGCGCCATCCTGTGA
- the CHTF18 gene encoding chromosome transmission fidelity protein 18 homolog isoform X1, which produces MGDPERELGGGQDDFYSQFAAELEVLAELEGTAAPSPSRGPWPAVCRSRLTFEEEAVAGGDAATHCSPGGPPGNHKGSARKRQLADHDPRDGALPPTPRVKRLRLEVVKKLNFRPEQMEEPPLPDSPPGDITPPPSPEIPPELWGKGPLDAGADVGPLQASRAARNPVLRRPPVLEDYVSVTSTGGCRAFLVLRGDPVGTGVQNPFLDIWWRGRGQLDLLGVSFASLKEQVDSERRQQLLEEARQLSDTLRSLSSEEVGEEVQTSGAPEEELADSQDDSQHCLWVDEFAPRCYTELLSDDFTNRCLLKWLKLWDLVVFGRERPARRPRPGLELARGGKEATTSSKWKSHEQVLEDMLEADLDPSRRPRQKVALLCGPPGLGKTTLAHVIARQAGYCVVELNASDDRSPEAFRTCIEAATQMESVLGAGGKPNCLVIDEIDGAPVAAVNVLLSILDRKGPQEAESGGPAVPTSGGRRRRAEGGLLMRPVICICNDQFVPSLRQLRQQAFLLHFPPTLSSRLVQRLQEISLRRGMQADPGALAALCEKTDNDIRACINTLQFLHGRGRRQLSVQVVQTTRVGLKDQRKGLFSVWQEVFQLPRAQRQRWGHNLALIPHTLLLGDGPTGLGPRPAEVPLTTASQRFYHILHVAASAGEHEKVVQGLFDNFLRLRLRDSSLGAVCAALDWLAFDDLLSRAAHHGQSFRLLRYPPFLPAAFHLLFASSHVPRIAFPSSQQEAQNRTSKTQNLIQTLVSGLTPATRSRAAPQALVLDVLCLLLDILAPKLRPVSTQLYSTREKQQLAGLVGTMLAYSLTYRQERMPDGHYVYRLEPNVEEVCRFPELPARKPLTYQAKQLIAHEIEMEKMRRAEALARAGDSRQAEEGPQGVAGEKGMQPPASRSHEEQRLERILKKAALEEQPERDFFGRVVIKRAPALNAGDVAPDTDATEWRIGTAVGRSDVWFRFKEGVSNAVRRSLYIRDLL; this is translated from the exons ATGGGAGACCCCGAGCGCGAGCTGGGGGGCGGCCAGGACGACTTCTACAGCCAGTTTGCGGCCGAGCTCGAGGTGCTGGCCGAGCTGGAAG GGACAGCCGCCCCGTCGCCCTCCAGGGGTCCCTGGCCCGCAGTGTGTCGGTCCCGGCTGACATTCGAGGAGGAGGCCGTTGCTGGAGGGGACGCTGCCACTCATTGCTCTCCAGGCGGACCTCCAGGGAACCACAAAGGCAGTGCCAGGAAGAGGCAGCTGGCCGATCATGACCCCAGGGACGGGGCCTTGCCCCCCA cccccagggtcAAACGGCTCAGGCTCGAAGTCGTGAAGAAGCTGAACTTCAGACCTGAGCAAATGGAAGAGCCGCCCCTTCCTGACTCGCCTCCTGGGGACATCACCCCCCCACCGAGTCCAGAGATCCCCCCTGAACTGTGGGGCAAAGG GCCCTTGGATGCTGGTGCTGACGTGGGTCCCCTTCAGGCCTCTCGAGCAGCTCGAAATCCTGTCCTGAGGCGGCCCCCTGTCCTGGAGGACTATGTCAGTGTGACCTCCACTGGTGGCTGCCGGGCTTTTCTGGTGCTGCGGGGTGACCCCGTGGGCACAGGGGTGCAG AACCCTTTCCTTGATATCTGGTGGCGAGGTCGTGGCCAGCTGGACCTGTTGGGTGTGTCCTTTGCGTCCCTGAAGGAGCAGGTCGACAGTGAG CGGAGGCAGCAACTGCTTGAGGAGGCCCGTCAGCTCTCAGACACGCTTCGCAG CCTCAGCtctgaggaggtgggagaggaggtcCAGACTTCGGGGGCCCCTGAGGAAGAGCTGGCTGACAGCCAAGACGACTCCCAGCACTGCCTCTGGGTGGATGAGTTCGCACCGCGGTGCTACACGGAGCTTCTTAGCGATGAC TTCACTAACCGCTGCCTCCTCAAGTGGCTGAAGCTGTGGGACCTGGTGGTGTTCGGCCGAGAGAGGCCTGCTAGGAGGCCCAGACCCGGTCTAGAGCTGGCCCGCGGTGGCAAGGAGGCCACGACCTCCAGCAAGTGGAAAAGCCACGAGCAGGTGCTGGAGGACATGCTAGAGGCTGACCTGGACCCGAGCCGGCGGCCCCGGCAGAAG GTGGCGCTGCTGTGTGGCCCCCCGGGGCTGGGCAAGACCACCCTGGCTCACGTGATTGCGCGGCAAGCTGGTTACTGCGTGGTGGAGTTGAATGCGAG TGACGACCGCAGCCCTGAGGCCTTCCGCACGTGCATCGAGGCGGCCACGCAGATGGAGTCGGTGCTGGGTGCTGGCGGGAAACCCAACTGTCTGGTCATCGATGAGATCGACGGGGCCCCTGTG GCCGCCGTCAACGTTCTTCTGAGCATCCTGGATCGCAAGGGCCCGCAAGAAGCAGAGTCTGGGGGTCCGGCTGTTCCCACAAGTGGGGGACGGCGACGCCGGGCTGAGGGGGGACTCCTGATGAGGCCCGTCATCTGCATTTGCAATGACCA GTTTGTGCCCTCCTTGCGGCAGCTGAGGCAGCAGGCCTTTCTTCTCCACTTTCCGCCCACACTGTCTTCCAGGCTCGTGCAGCGGCTACAAGAG ATCTCCCTGCGGCGGGGCATGCAGGCCGACCCGGGTGCGCTGGCGGCTCTCTGTGAGAAGACAGACAACGACATCCGCGCCTGCATCAACACCCtgcag TTCCTGCACGGGCGGGGCCGGCGGCAGCTGAGCGTGCAGGTCGTGCAGACCACTCGCGTGGGTCTCAAGGACCAGCGCAAGGGGCTCTTCTCCGTGTGGCAGGAGGTCTTCCAGCTGCCCCGGGCCCAGAG GCAACGCTGGGGCCACAACCTGGCCCTGATCCCGCACACGCTCCTGCTTGGCGATGGGCCCACAGGTCTAGGGCCCCGTCCTGCCGAGGTGCCTTTGACCACGGCTTCCCAGCGGTTCTACCACATCCTGCACGTGGCTGCATCTGCAGGCGAGCATGAGAAGGTGGTCCAG GGCCTGTTTGACAACTTCCTGCGCCTGCGGCTTCGGGACTCCAGCCTGGGTGCCGTGTGCGCGGCGCTCGACTGGCTGGCCTTTGACGACCTGCTGAGCCGGGCCGCCCACCACGGCCAGAGCTTCCGGTTGCTGCGCTACCCGCCCTTCCTGCCGGCAGCCTTCCACCTGCTCTTCGCCTCCAGCCACGTGCCGAGGATCGCCTTCCCCAGCAGCCAGCAGGAG gcccagAACCGGACAAGCAAGACACAGAACCTCATCCAGACGCTGGTGTCGGGCCTGACGCCCGCTACCCGCAGCCGGGCTGCACCTCAGGCCCTCGTCCTGGATGTCCTCTGCCTGCTTCTGGACATCCTTGCGCCCAAGCTGCGCCCT GTGAGCACACAGCTGTACAGCACTCGTGAGAAACAGCAGCTGGCCGGCCTTGTGGGAACCATGCTTGCCTACAGCCTAACCTACCGCCAGGAGCGCATGCCCGACGGGCACTATGTCTACAGGCTAGAGCC GAACGTGGAGGAGGTCTGCCGCTTTCCTGAGCTGCCGGCCCGCAAGCCCCTCACCTACCAGGCCAAGCAGCTCATCGCCCACGAGATTGAAATGGAGAAGATGCGGCGGGCAGAGGCCTTGGCCCGGGCTGGGGACAGCCGCCAG GCAGAGGAGGGTCCCCAGGGGGTTGCTGGGGAGAAAGGGATGCAGCCACCCGCCTCACGAAGCCACGAGGAGCAGCGGCTGGAGCGCATCCTGAAGAAAGCGGCCTTGGAGGAAcag CCCGAGAGAGACTTCTTTGGTCGCGTGGTCATCAAGAGAGCGCCAGCCCTGAATGCAG GAGATGTGGCCCCGGACACAGATGCGACCGAGTGGCGCATAGGCACAGCGGTGGGCAGGAGTGACGTCTGGTTTCGCTTCAAGGAGGGCGTCTCCAATGCCGTGCGGCGCAGCTTGTACATCCGGGACCTGCTGTAG
- the CHTF18 gene encoding chromosome transmission fidelity protein 18 homolog isoform X2 yields MGDPERELGGGQDDFYSQFAAELEVLAELEGGPPGNHKGSARKRQLADHDPRDGALPPTPRVKRLRLEVVKKLNFRPEQMEEPPLPDSPPGDITPPPSPEIPPELWGKGPLDAGADVGPLQASRAARNPVLRRPPVLEDYVSVTSTGGCRAFLVLRGDPVGTGVQNPFLDIWWRGRGQLDLLGVSFASLKEQVDSERRQQLLEEARQLSDTLRSLSSEEVGEEVQTSGAPEEELADSQDDSQHCLWVDEFAPRCYTELLSDDFTNRCLLKWLKLWDLVVFGRERPARRPRPGLELARGGKEATTSSKWKSHEQVLEDMLEADLDPSRRPRQKVALLCGPPGLGKTTLAHVIARQAGYCVVELNASDDRSPEAFRTCIEAATQMESVLGAGGKPNCLVIDEIDGAPVAAVNVLLSILDRKGPQEAESGGPAVPTSGGRRRRAEGGLLMRPVICICNDQFVPSLRQLRQQAFLLHFPPTLSSRLVQRLQEISLRRGMQADPGALAALCEKTDNDIRACINTLQFLHGRGRRQLSVQVVQTTRVGLKDQRKGLFSVWQEVFQLPRAQRQRWGHNLALIPHTLLLGDGPTGLGPRPAEVPLTTASQRFYHILHVAASAGEHEKVVQGLFDNFLRLRLRDSSLGAVCAALDWLAFDDLLSRAAHHGQSFRLLRYPPFLPAAFHLLFASSHVPRIAFPSSQQEAQNRTSKTQNLIQTLVSGLTPATRSRAAPQALVLDVLCLLLDILAPKLRPVSTQLYSTREKQQLAGLVGTMLAYSLTYRQERMPDGHYVYRLEPNVEEVCRFPELPARKPLTYQAKQLIAHEIEMEKMRRAEALARAGDSRQAEEGPQGVAGEKGMQPPASRSHEEQRLERILKKAALEEQPERDFFGRVVIKRAPALNAGDVAPDTDATEWRIGTAVGRSDVWFRFKEGVSNAVRRSLYIRDLL; encoded by the exons ATGGGAGACCCCGAGCGCGAGCTGGGGGGCGGCCAGGACGACTTCTACAGCCAGTTTGCGGCCGAGCTCGAGGTGCTGGCCGAGCTGGAAG GCGGACCTCCAGGGAACCACAAAGGCAGTGCCAGGAAGAGGCAGCTGGCCGATCATGACCCCAGGGACGGGGCCTTGCCCCCCA cccccagggtcAAACGGCTCAGGCTCGAAGTCGTGAAGAAGCTGAACTTCAGACCTGAGCAAATGGAAGAGCCGCCCCTTCCTGACTCGCCTCCTGGGGACATCACCCCCCCACCGAGTCCAGAGATCCCCCCTGAACTGTGGGGCAAAGG GCCCTTGGATGCTGGTGCTGACGTGGGTCCCCTTCAGGCCTCTCGAGCAGCTCGAAATCCTGTCCTGAGGCGGCCCCCTGTCCTGGAGGACTATGTCAGTGTGACCTCCACTGGTGGCTGCCGGGCTTTTCTGGTGCTGCGGGGTGACCCCGTGGGCACAGGGGTGCAG AACCCTTTCCTTGATATCTGGTGGCGAGGTCGTGGCCAGCTGGACCTGTTGGGTGTGTCCTTTGCGTCCCTGAAGGAGCAGGTCGACAGTGAG CGGAGGCAGCAACTGCTTGAGGAGGCCCGTCAGCTCTCAGACACGCTTCGCAG CCTCAGCtctgaggaggtgggagaggaggtcCAGACTTCGGGGGCCCCTGAGGAAGAGCTGGCTGACAGCCAAGACGACTCCCAGCACTGCCTCTGGGTGGATGAGTTCGCACCGCGGTGCTACACGGAGCTTCTTAGCGATGAC TTCACTAACCGCTGCCTCCTCAAGTGGCTGAAGCTGTGGGACCTGGTGGTGTTCGGCCGAGAGAGGCCTGCTAGGAGGCCCAGACCCGGTCTAGAGCTGGCCCGCGGTGGCAAGGAGGCCACGACCTCCAGCAAGTGGAAAAGCCACGAGCAGGTGCTGGAGGACATGCTAGAGGCTGACCTGGACCCGAGCCGGCGGCCCCGGCAGAAG GTGGCGCTGCTGTGTGGCCCCCCGGGGCTGGGCAAGACCACCCTGGCTCACGTGATTGCGCGGCAAGCTGGTTACTGCGTGGTGGAGTTGAATGCGAG TGACGACCGCAGCCCTGAGGCCTTCCGCACGTGCATCGAGGCGGCCACGCAGATGGAGTCGGTGCTGGGTGCTGGCGGGAAACCCAACTGTCTGGTCATCGATGAGATCGACGGGGCCCCTGTG GCCGCCGTCAACGTTCTTCTGAGCATCCTGGATCGCAAGGGCCCGCAAGAAGCAGAGTCTGGGGGTCCGGCTGTTCCCACAAGTGGGGGACGGCGACGCCGGGCTGAGGGGGGACTCCTGATGAGGCCCGTCATCTGCATTTGCAATGACCA GTTTGTGCCCTCCTTGCGGCAGCTGAGGCAGCAGGCCTTTCTTCTCCACTTTCCGCCCACACTGTCTTCCAGGCTCGTGCAGCGGCTACAAGAG ATCTCCCTGCGGCGGGGCATGCAGGCCGACCCGGGTGCGCTGGCGGCTCTCTGTGAGAAGACAGACAACGACATCCGCGCCTGCATCAACACCCtgcag TTCCTGCACGGGCGGGGCCGGCGGCAGCTGAGCGTGCAGGTCGTGCAGACCACTCGCGTGGGTCTCAAGGACCAGCGCAAGGGGCTCTTCTCCGTGTGGCAGGAGGTCTTCCAGCTGCCCCGGGCCCAGAG GCAACGCTGGGGCCACAACCTGGCCCTGATCCCGCACACGCTCCTGCTTGGCGATGGGCCCACAGGTCTAGGGCCCCGTCCTGCCGAGGTGCCTTTGACCACGGCTTCCCAGCGGTTCTACCACATCCTGCACGTGGCTGCATCTGCAGGCGAGCATGAGAAGGTGGTCCAG GGCCTGTTTGACAACTTCCTGCGCCTGCGGCTTCGGGACTCCAGCCTGGGTGCCGTGTGCGCGGCGCTCGACTGGCTGGCCTTTGACGACCTGCTGAGCCGGGCCGCCCACCACGGCCAGAGCTTCCGGTTGCTGCGCTACCCGCCCTTCCTGCCGGCAGCCTTCCACCTGCTCTTCGCCTCCAGCCACGTGCCGAGGATCGCCTTCCCCAGCAGCCAGCAGGAG gcccagAACCGGACAAGCAAGACACAGAACCTCATCCAGACGCTGGTGTCGGGCCTGACGCCCGCTACCCGCAGCCGGGCTGCACCTCAGGCCCTCGTCCTGGATGTCCTCTGCCTGCTTCTGGACATCCTTGCGCCCAAGCTGCGCCCT GTGAGCACACAGCTGTACAGCACTCGTGAGAAACAGCAGCTGGCCGGCCTTGTGGGAACCATGCTTGCCTACAGCCTAACCTACCGCCAGGAGCGCATGCCCGACGGGCACTATGTCTACAGGCTAGAGCC GAACGTGGAGGAGGTCTGCCGCTTTCCTGAGCTGCCGGCCCGCAAGCCCCTCACCTACCAGGCCAAGCAGCTCATCGCCCACGAGATTGAAATGGAGAAGATGCGGCGGGCAGAGGCCTTGGCCCGGGCTGGGGACAGCCGCCAG GCAGAGGAGGGTCCCCAGGGGGTTGCTGGGGAGAAAGGGATGCAGCCACCCGCCTCACGAAGCCACGAGGAGCAGCGGCTGGAGCGCATCCTGAAGAAAGCGGCCTTGGAGGAAcag CCCGAGAGAGACTTCTTTGGTCGCGTGGTCATCAAGAGAGCGCCAGCCCTGAATGCAG GAGATGTGGCCCCGGACACAGATGCGACCGAGTGGCGCATAGGCACAGCGGTGGGCAGGAGTGACGTCTGGTTTCGCTTCAAGGAGGGCGTCTCCAATGCCGTGCGGCGCAGCTTGTACATCCGGGACCTGCTGTAG
- the RPUSD1 gene encoding RNA pseudouridylate synthase domain-containing protein 1 isoform X1 — MEAGPVESLSVVYQSQDFLVVNKHWDLRIDSRMWRETPTLQKQLRLRFPELADPDTYYGFRFCHQLDFSTSGALCVALNKAAAGSAYKCFKERRVTKAYLALVRGHVQESRMTINYAIGRNSTEGRAHTMCIEGTQGCENPKPSVTELVVLEHGLYAGDPVSKVLLQPLTGRTHQLRVHCSALSHPVVGDLTYGQASGREDQPFRMMLHAFYLRIPTHTECVEACTPDPFVPTLDACWSPHTLVRSLDQLVQVLRAAPDPEPAEGSPGPCSTPTPSTRPPETEAQRASCLQWLSEWTLEPDN, encoded by the exons ATGGAAGCAGGCCCAGTAGAGAGCCTGTCGGTGGTGTACCAGAGCCAGGATTTCCTGGTGGTGAACAAGCACTGGGACCTGCGCATCGACAGTAGGATGTGGCGTGAGACCCCCACCCTCCAGAAGCAGCTGCGCCTCCGCTTCCCCGAGTTAGCGGACCCTGACACCTACTATGGGTTCAG GTTCTGCCACCAGTTGGACTTCTCCACCAGCGGGGCCCTctgtgtggccttgaacaagGCTGCAGCGGGCAGCGCTTACAAGTGCTTCAAGGAGCGCCGTGTCACCAAGGCTTACTTGGCTCTG GTACGGGGACACGTCCAGGAGAGCCGGATGACCATCAACTATGCCATCGGCAGGAACAGCACAGAGGGTCGGGCTCACACCATGTGCATCGAGGGTACACAGG GCTGTGAGAACCCAAAGCCAAGTGTCACCGAGCTGGTGGTCTTGGAACACGGGCTGTACGCGGGCGACCCCGTCTCCAAAGTGCTGTTGCAGCCCCTCACGG GCCGGACGCACCAACTGCGCGTGCACTGCAGCGCCCTCAGTCACCCCGTCGTGGGGGACCTGACCTACGGGCAGGCGTCGGGCCGGGAAGACCAGCCCTTCCGCATGATGCTGCACGCGTTTTACCTGCGCATCCCCACCCACACCGAGTGTGTGGAGGCCTGCACGCCAGATCCCTTCGTGCCCACGCTCGATGCCTGCTGGAGCCCCCACACCCTGGTGCGGTCACTGGACCAGCTCGTCCAGGTCCTGAGGGCTGCTCCCGACCCTGAGCCTGCGGAAGGGAGCCCCGGACCTTGCAGCACTCCCACACCCTCCACCAGGCCCCCCGAGACAGAGGCACAGCGGGCGTCGTGCCTGCAGTGGCTGTCAGAGTGGACACTGGAGCCTGACAACTAA
- the RPUSD1 gene encoding RNA pseudouridylate synthase domain-containing protein 1 isoform X2, whose product MTINYAIGRNSTEGRAHTMCIEGTQGCENPKPSVTELVVLEHGLYAGDPVSKVLLQPLTGRTHQLRVHCSALSHPVVGDLTYGQASGREDQPFRMMLHAFYLRIPTHTECVEACTPDPFVPTLDACWSPHTLVRSLDQLVQVLRAAPDPEPAEGSPGPCSTPTPSTRPPETEAQRASCLQWLSEWTLEPDN is encoded by the exons ATGACCATCAACTATGCCATCGGCAGGAACAGCACAGAGGGTCGGGCTCACACCATGTGCATCGAGGGTACACAGG GCTGTGAGAACCCAAAGCCAAGTGTCACCGAGCTGGTGGTCTTGGAACACGGGCTGTACGCGGGCGACCCCGTCTCCAAAGTGCTGTTGCAGCCCCTCACGG GCCGGACGCACCAACTGCGCGTGCACTGCAGCGCCCTCAGTCACCCCGTCGTGGGGGACCTGACCTACGGGCAGGCGTCGGGCCGGGAAGACCAGCCCTTCCGCATGATGCTGCACGCGTTTTACCTGCGCATCCCCACCCACACCGAGTGTGTGGAGGCCTGCACGCCAGATCCCTTCGTGCCCACGCTCGATGCCTGCTGGAGCCCCCACACCCTGGTGCGGTCACTGGACCAGCTCGTCCAGGTCCTGAGGGCTGCTCCCGACCCTGAGCCTGCGGAAGGGAGCCCCGGACCTTGCAGCACTCCCACACCCTCCACCAGGCCCCCCGAGACAGAGGCACAGCGGGCGTCGTGCCTGCAGTGGCTGTCAGAGTGGACACTGGAGCCTGACAACTAA